A window from Solea senegalensis isolate Sse05_10M linkage group LG15, IFAPA_SoseM_1, whole genome shotgun sequence encodes these proteins:
- the LOC122781890 gene encoding bryoporin-like: protein MPHRHCTVEINNNSSCYTLANPRVFTEHGHCEVPLPPMVGPCSNASGLFNKTTAAATGAVGVFTYDLFNPDLNDYSHIVATMYSVPFDRTIYSNWFAVGIFDRGNDCDYNLYNIMYNGSENSFVRAKADGSCISYEGDYVIVSASMSDSSEAVMKVDICDTGMY, encoded by the exons ATGCCTCATCGTCACTGTACTGTGGAGATCAACAATAACTCCAGCTGCTACACTCTGGCCAACCCAAG gGTCTTCACTGAGCATGGTCACTGCGAGGTCCCTCTGCCACCAATGGTGGGTCCCTGCTCAAATGCCAGTGGACTGTTCAACAAGACCACTGCCGCTGCCACTGGTGCCGTCGGTGTGTTCACCTACGACCTCTTCAACCCCGACCTGAACGACTACAGCCACATTGTGGCCACCATGTACTCCGTGCCCTTCGACCGTACCATTTACTCCAACTGGTTTGCAGTGGGCATCTTCGACAGAGGCAACGACTGCGACTACAATCTGTACAACATCATGTATAACGGGAGTGAAAACAGTTTTGTGAGAGCCAAAGCTGATGGCTCCTGTATTTCTTATGAAGGTGATTATGTCATCGTCAGTGCTTCCATGTCAGACTCGAGTGAAGCAGTAATGAAGGTGGATATTTGTGATACTGGTATGTACTGA
- the LOC122782172 gene encoding zinc finger protein ZIC 5-like: MRSSSRQNTQDGSGTAVNAFPVGLFLIFPRKGGLQRGKGAGQLAAPSMKRTAGVARHNGLVSPLGNNNSGASSIVSPQQPRTTSIPACADSGGGGGGGAVDGLLDFSKGPSVKTELVCKWIDRSSASARQRLGRTATSVCDQTFSSMHELVDHVTTEHVAAGLETLSHVCMWDECLRGGKAFKAKYKLINHIRVHTGEKPFSCSFPNCGKMFARSENLKIHTRTHTGEKPFQCEFCERRFANSSDRKKHSQVHTASKPYDCKALGCTKSYTHPSSLRKHMKVHIKSSPTSDLQDPFDSTPHQLQQPHQALLEPLNLKMNRHSPSLANNHAEFPLLTNHGLGISSAGEVDHKLLLRSSSPMAMPLDLSLSGWKSQLTQKQQSSRTPRRSQRSVNPALPQLSNIKEWYVCTRTTAPHFPLLHPDHIKSEPSDDDEYVT; this comes from the exons ATGCGCTCTTCCTCTCGCCAAAACACACAGGACGGAAGCGGGACAGCGGTGAACGCTTTCCCCGTTGGATTATTCCTCATTTTTCCGCGGAAGGGAGGATTACAGCGGGGGAAAGGAGCGGGGCAGCTCGCCGCGCCGAGCATGAAGCGGACGGCTGGAGTGGCCAGGCACAATGGCCTCGTCTCTCCGCTGGGGAACAACAACTCCGGAGCTTCGAGCATCGTCTCGCCGCAGCAGCCCAGAACCACCAGCATCCCCGCCTGTGCGgacagcggcggcggcggcggcggaggtGCCGTGGACGGCCTGCTGGATTTCTCCAAAGGCCCCAGCGTCAAAACCGAACTGGTGTGCAAATGGATTGACCGAAGTTCTGCCTCTGCGAGACAGAGGCTGGGGCGGACGGCGACGTCAGTCTGCGACCAAACTTTCAGCTCCATGCACGAGCTGGTGGACCACGTCACCACCGAGCATGTAGCGGCGGGGCTCGAGACCCTCAGTCACGTCTGCATGTGGGACGAGTGTCTGCGCGGCGGGAAGGCGTTCAAAGCCAAATACAAACTCATCAACCACATCCGCGTGCACACCGGGGAAAAGCCCTTCTCGTGCTCGTTTCCCAACTGCGGCAAGATGTTCGCCCGCTCCGAGAACCTCAAGAtccacacgcgcacacacactg GTGAGAAGCCGTTCCAGTGTGAGTTTTGTGAGCGACGCTTCGCTAACAGTAGCGATCGGAAGAAGCACTCGCAGGTGCACACAGCCTCCAAGCCCTATGACTGCAAGGCCCTCGGCTGCACCAAGTCCTACACCCACCCCAGCTCCCTGCGCAAGCACATGAAGGTTCACATCAAGTCGTCACCTACCTCTGACCTCCAGGACCCTTTTGACTCCACCCCTCATCAACTCCAGCAACCTCATCAGGCTCTCCTCGAGCCCCTGAACCTTAAAATGAATCGCCACTCCCCATCCCTCGCCAACAACCATGCAGAATTTCCACTTCTGACTAATCATGGACTGGGTATCAGCTCAGCCGGTGAAGTGGACCATAAGCTGCTGCTGCGAAGTTCATCCCCAATGGCGATGCCGCTGGATCTGTCTCTGTCAGGCTGGAAGAGTCAGCTGACccagaagcagcagagcagcaggacgCCGCGGAGGAGCCAGCGCTCAGTCAACCCAGCATTACCTCAGCTGTCTAACATTAAAGAGTGGTATGTCTGCACCAGGACTACAGCACCACACTTTCCTCTACTTCACCCAGACCACATCAAATCAGAACCTAGCGACGATGACGAGTACGTCACGTAG